The stretch of DNA AAGCCCGACCGATGCCCAAGGCAAGAATTTATACATTCCGCCAAGGTCCATCTCGATTCCTGAACCTGTCTTATCGAATTCCCCGCTAACCATCAATGTTTCGCCGAAAATATATTTCAGGTTTGCGCCAATGCCGATATTCTGCGAGTCGGGGATCATATTCAGTATCGGCAGCGCCGCAATCTTGCTCGAGGCGGAAAGGATAAGCATGCTGTTTGAAACATCCGCCCGTTTTGTTGACGCTGCTGCCTCAATGCTTTGGATGCTTGTTTGGACGATCGCTATGCCATAAGTTGCGCCAAAGCCGGTAGGATATGCCTGGGCGGCGGCAATATTATTTGGCAAACTTTTTCCAAAAACCATGACGCCCTTGGACCAAGGCAACCCTCCCGGATTGTAAAAGCTTGAATTTTGGTCATTTGATTGGCCAGCAAATGCATTTCCCATGGCCTGAGGCCGTGATCCGATGTTTAAATAAAAAGGAGGGTAGTTGAAATCAGAGAGGGTGGTGGCGCTTACTGGGAAAAATAATACGGAACAAATGCTAAATCCTAATATCGAAATTTTAAACAAATTTAAAATTCTAATATCAAAACCCAAAACCTGTTTAAAATTTAGAATTTTGGTTATTAGATATTGTTTAGTGTTTATGGTTTCGGATTTCGGGTTTTTCACTTTGTCACCAAAACTTTTATATGTTCCTTTCCCTGCCAGCCCAATTTATCGGTTGCAGTCACGGTGATCATTTTTTCCCCGGTCGATTCAGGCGATCCGGCGAATTGCAAAGTATAGACCCCGCCGTCAGAAGACATTTCGGCGTCCTGCGGCCCGCCAAAAGATGAAATATCGGCCAATACATTCAATATATCTGCCTCCCTGTCCTCGATCTTTACCTCTAATATTACAGGCGTTCCGCCGTTTAGCGCGATTGAATCCGGAACAACGGCTATATTTTTGATTTTTGGCGGAGTATTAATTTTGCAATAATTTGAATACCCTTCATTGAAATTTAGCAGCCATCTTTGCCGGCCCTTGACCTTGGGGAACCTTGTGAGCAGGACCGCCGCTTCCGCCCTTGTGATCTCGCGTTCCGGCTCAAAGATAGCGGTCTTCCAAGATATCCCGCGGATGAGGCCTTTTTCCTTGGCGTTTGTAATTTGCGAATAATAAGGATAATCCTTTGGGACATCGTAGAACACCGAGACGATCTCTTTTTCAAAGGTTGCTCCCTCCGCATTTAGCGAGGCCATGGCGGCTTCGCTTCTAGCGATCGGAAGGTCTACTCCGAAATTCCCGCTTGCATCCGGAAGCATTATTTTCCGGTCAATTATTTCTTTTATGAACGGGGCCCTCCAATGTTCTTTCGGGACGTCGTTTGAGACGTCTTTTAGCGGGATGCTTGTTTTATACCCTTCAGCCCTGCAGATCCAAGACGCAAGTTCCCCTCGCGTCAAGCTCTTGTTCAAATAAAAGTTACCATCGGGAAACCCCTCTATTATTCCAAGTGTTGAAAGCGTGACGATCGAATTCCTTGCCCAGTGGGTCTTATAATTGAAGTAAACCTCCACGTCCGGATAAGTTATGATCCGCAGTATTTTGCGGGTAAATATTTGGTAATTGTCCCATTTGTCCCATGCTTCAATTTTTGAAAAATTTTTGCCCGGCGCAAGGACAAGCCCGCAGGTGAACGAATTTTTTTCTGCGCCGATCGATATGCCGTTCACTCTTGCCGCCGATAATTTTGGTCCTTCGCCTTTTAATATAAGCACGCTTAAGGATGTGATCGTTCTGTCTTTTGGGGATAAGGAAGAGAGCACTTGCGCGCTTGATGCGCATGCCAATGCCAAAAAAATAATAAAAGCGGCATGCATAGACAGGGATTTTCGCATTTGAGTTTATTTTAACCCGCCAGAGGCGGGCAGGCAAGCCCCGATGTGTGATATAATCTAAAAAATGTATTTAAAATCTTTGGCTTTGAAAGGATTCAAGACTTTTGCGGACAAGGAAGAACTTGTTTTTGATTCTCAAACGGGCATTACGGCTGTCGTGGGCCCGAACGGCTGCGGAAAAAGCAATATTGTTGACGCGTTCAGGTTCGCCTTGGGCGAGGGCAACATTCGAGAGCTTAGGGTCCATGCGCTCCCAGAGGTTGTTTTTGCGGGGACCGACTCCAGAAAGCCTCTTTCACTCGCCGAAGTTTCTCTTTCTTTCGATAATTCAAACCATGCCCTTCCAATAGATTATTCCGAAGTTTCCATCAAACGGCGGACATTTCGCGACGGAGAAAGCGAATTTTCGATCAACAGCCAAATTTGCAGGCTCAAGGATATCCGCGATCTTTTCTTGGATTCGGGATTGTCAACCCAGTCGATATCGATCATGAGCCAAGGCAACGTCGACGCCGTGTTATCGTCAAAACCCGAGGATAGGCGCGCGATATTTGAAGAAGTTGCGGGCATCAGCAAATATAAAACAAGAAAAGTAGAAGCCGAAAAAAAGCTTATCATGTCCGAGCAGAATTTGCTGCGGATATCCGACCTTAAAGTTGAAATATCCGAACAATTGATCTCACTTGAGTCCCAGGCAAAGACCGCCAGCGAATATAAAGGCATACAAGAACAGCTTAAGTCGTTAGAGCTTGCAACTTTTAAAAAGCAGGCTAAACAGCTTTTGGAAAGAAAGGGCCAGGTATCGTCCGAACTTGAAAAGATAAAAAGATCAAACCAGGAAAAAGAAGACCAGAGAAAAAAAATATTCGAAGAGAAGGCTTTATTGGCCCAGCAATTGCGCGAAATTGAAAGATTAATCGATCAAACGCTTTTAGAAACCGATAGGGCCAAAGACCAGATCGAAGAAGAACGCGGCAATTTGGTCCTCGAAAAAGAAAGATATCTTTATTCGGAAAAAGGCAAGCTTAGGGACATAAAAGAAGAAGAACGGTTTTTAGTTTATGAAATAGGGAAAATTTCAGAAGATATCAGGCTTCTGGAACTGAAGAAGACCGATCTTATTGAAAAAAGCAAAGACCTAGCTAAAGGCAGCCTGTCAGAATTCGGGGATTTCAAGGAAACGATCAGGCTTACGATCGATATTTCGCAAAAATTGAAAGAGATCTTGAGATCCGCGTTCGGAAAAACTCATGAGTACCTGAATTCGAGCAGCCAAGCCGAACAGTTCAATAAATTGCTTAACATCGAAAAATCCCATATAGACGAAGAGATGGAAGCTCGAAAGAAAGAAAATATTTTCAAGGCCAAAAAGCTTGAGGAACTCAAAGGCGCGATCAAGCTTGCCGAGGCAAGCCTAAAAGAACTTGAGCTTGCGACGGAAGAATTCATCAAAACGCCAATGGGCCAAATAGCGGCCGAGCTTGTAGAAAAAAGGAACAATGGATTAAAGAAGCTGGAAGAGCTAAGGCTGTCCCGGGAACAGGCATCGCTAAAACTTGAGGAATTGGAAAAGGCGTCGTATGGCGGGGCCGTTTCCAATGACGGGACATCCGACCTGATCAAGCAGGAGATATTTTTGGCGAAAATCGATTCGGAGCTTGCGCAGATCGAGTCGCACATAAGAGTCGAATATGGTCTAACATATGACGAGCTTCTCCAATTCCAAGACGAAAGCCCGAACGTATCAAAAAGCAAAAAAGAGATCGAGAGTTTGAAATATCGCTTAAGGGAGCTTGAGCCGGTCAATCTGCTTGCGATCGACGAATTTGAAAAATGCAAAGAAAGGAATTCTTTCGTCGAATCGCAGCATCAAGACATCGTTTTAGCCCGCGAAAACCTCAAAACCTTGATCACGGAGCTTGATCTAAAAGCGCGGGAGGATTTCATAAAAAGCATGGAGGCCTTGGCCGCGAATTTTTCGCAGGTATTTTCCGAGCTTTTCGAAGGCGGCGAGGCAAAGATCGAGATCGAAAAAGATAAAGACGCGCTTGATGCCGGGATCGAAATATCCGTCAGGCCAAGGAACCGCAAATGGCTGCATTTGTCCCTGCTTTCTGGCGGGGAGAGATCTTTGACGGCGATCGCTTTGCTCTTTGCGATATTGAAAACATCCCCATCCCCAATATGTATCCTTGACGAAGTGGATGCCGCGTTAGATGACGCGAATGTCGGCCGGTTTGCGGGATATCTAAAAAAATATGCCGAGGCTTCCCAGATCATTGTTATTACCCACAATAAACGTACAATGGCCGTTGCAGATACGATCTATGGGATAACGATGGAAGAACCCGGAGTATCGAGAGTCCTATCGATGAAGCTTGAAAAGGCAGCGTGATCCAATGCGCTTTGCATTAGGCGTATTATTTTTAATTTTTTTATCTCCAGCTCTTGCCGCAAATATGCCTGCGCCGCAATGGGGCGAAAAAGGGATCACAATAAACAGTACCCCAGGTAATACCGTCCAACAGCATCCAAAGGTCGCTAAGATCGGAAGTTCCGAATATGCCGTTGTTTTTGAGGATTTTCGGTCGGGCAATTCGGGGCTATACCTGCAAAAGATAAATGAAAGCGGCAATCTCCTCTGGGATAAAAAAGGGTCGCCCGCAACCAATCTTAAATGCGAGCATCTTTATCCGCAAATTTTATCCAATAATTCAAATGAAGCATATATCGTTTGGCAAGACAATAGAAGCAATACTTTTAATGTATATTTGCAAAAGATCGATCTTAACGGGAACTCCATTTTCCCCCAGAATGGGATAAGGATATGCGGAACAACCGAATATCAGGTATTTCCTGAAATGATCTTGGCCCAAGACGGCGGGGTTATTATTTCTTGGGTTGACTATCGTTCAAAAGAAGAAGACATATATGCGCAAAAAGTAAGCCCGAACGGTGAAAAACTTTGGGGAGAAAACGGAGCCCCTGTTTGTACTCTGCGCGGGACACAATGGTCGCAGAAGATCGTTCAAGACGGGTCGGGCGGGGCTATCATAGTTTGGGCCGACAGGAGGTCGGGAGATTTTGATATTTACGCCCAGCATTTGGATCCTTCGGGAAAAGCCCTTTGGCCCATAAATGGCATTGCTGTTTGTAAAAAACCGGGAAACCAGGAAAATCCAAAAATAGTCCAAAATGGCCTTTCCGGCGCGTACATCGCATGGTCTGAAAATGGGGCTGATGAGGTCGGAATATATGTTCAAAATATGGATCCGTTCGGCCGTCAAACCTTTGGCGAATTAGGGGTCAAGGCCTCAAAAGTCTTTTTGAAGCCCGGAGCTTTCGATATTGGAAAAGACAACAATAATAATGCGATCCTTGCCTGGAGCGATTCGAATGCGGGAGATCCGGACATCTATATGCAAAAGATATCAAGCGACGGGACGCTATTGCTTGGCGACGAGGGACTGCCGGTCGCGAGGATAGGCGGCGCGCAGGAGGATCCTAAAATATTCGGGACCGCAAAATTAACCGTTGTTTGGGAAGACCTTCGGGGGAACGGCCGCCAATTATTTATACAGGAATATAATGAAGATACTGTCCCGCAATTTAGCGACAATGGGATGCCGATATCATTGGGCCAGCATAACGCGCGATCGGCGGATATTGATCTCTCATCCGATATGTCCGCGCTCATTTTATATCAAGACGATAAACACGGCAATTTTGATATATATGCCCAAAAACTGACCAATTCCGGAGGAAGAGAATTTGGCGACCACGGAATGATCGTCAATAATGCGATAGGATCCGTTATGAGGCAGAATATGCGGGCGAGAGCCGACAATAAAAATAATATTTTTGCCGTTTTTGAGGACAAAAGGTCCGGACAGCTAAATGTATACGCCCAAAAGATAGGGCCTTCAGGGAAATTGCTTTGGGGAAAAAATGCGGTCCCAGTCGGAGCATTAAAAACCATGCAGGTTGACCCCGATGTTGTTCCCGACCATAAAGGCGGAGCTTATATTGTCTGGGAAGATTTTAGGGAAGCACAGCCTATGATCTATTTTCAACATTTCAATGAAAAAGGAGAAGCGCAAATAAGCCATGGAGCAAGGCTTACCCCGTGGGCCATAACACTTGGGCAGAAAAAACCAAGAATTATAACCGATCAAAAAAATGGCGCAATTGTTGTATTTGTTGATGATAGAAGCAATTTGAACGAAGACGATATTTATGCCCAAAGGATAAGCTTTAAAGATAATTCTTTGCTCTCAAAAAACGGGAAACTTGTTTCTGCTGGGAATGGGAATCAAGGCGATCCGCGCATTTCCCCTAGATCATTGATCATAACTTGGACCGATTATAGGGCGGGCGACAGGAATTCCGATATTTACGCCCAAAAGATCGATCTGTCGTTAAATACAAAATGGGAAGAAGACGGCATTCCTATATGCCAAGCTCCAGATTCCCAAAGGGATCCCGCGATCATTGACGATGGGAAAGGCGGAGCAATAATCACATGGACGGATAAGGGCGGCGGCAATTATGATATTTACGCGCAAAGGGTCAATAAAGATGGACAAGTTTTGTGGATAAAAGACGGGGTTCCTGTCTGCCAGGAAGGTGGGGCTCAGCAACAGCCAAAAATTGTTCCGACAAATCCCGGAGAAAGTTTTATTGCATGGGAAGATTTTAGGTTCAGCGATTGGGATATTTACGCGCAGTCATTGGATGGCCAGGGAAGGATAGGGGCCAATCCTGATGGCATTCCTGTTTGCAGGCTCCCGGGCACCCAGTACTCTCACGATGTCGCGCGATATTCGGATAAAATATTAACAGCTTGGGAAGATTACAGGAATCAAAATAAATATAATATATATCTGCAGGCATTCAGTTTATCCGGAGAAAAGATATTAAAAGATGGCGGGATATTAATTGATGGGACGCAAAACGGAGGGAGAACCCCCCAATTAGCCCCGTTGAATGATAAAGAATTCGTATTAGTCTGGGAAGATCGCGCCGACGGCCGGCACGATCTTTCAGCCCAAAAATTTAGATTTTAGCTGCCGCTTTTTTCAATGCTTCGGCCTTGTCAGTTCTTTCCCAAGGCAAGTTCAGTTCCGGCCTTCCAAAATGCCCGTACGCCGCGACTTGCTTATAATGGGGTTTTCTTAAGTCCAAGCTCTTGATCAATAATCCCGCACGCAAGTCAAAATGTGCGTCGATCAATTCGGCTATTTTATCTTCAGATATCTTTCCCGTGCCAAATGTATCAACCATGATAGAAAGCGGTTTGGCAACGCCTATCGCGTATGCAAGCTGAACTTCGCACTTTGTGGCAAGCCCTGCCGCTACGACATTTTTTGCCACATACCTTGCCGCATAAGTACCTGAACGATCAACTTTGGTCGGGTCTTTTCCGGAAAATGCTCCGCCGCCGTGTCTTGCGTAACCGCCATATGTATCAACAATGATCTTTCGCCCTGTAACACCAGTATCGCCTTGCGGGCCGCCGATAACAAAACGTCCGGTTGGGTTTACATAGTACTTGATCTTGTCGTCAACCAAATTTTGAGGAAGTATCGGGATGATAACCCTCTCGATGATCTCTTCTCTTATTTTTTTGACATCAACTTCCGGGGCATGCTGCGCCGCGATCAAAACCGTATCGATCCTAACAGGCCTCCCTTTGTCATACTCAACGGTAACCTGTGATTTTCCATCAGGCCTTAAATATGAAAGTTCGCCTGTTTTTCTGACATCGGCCAGTTTCTTAGCCAATCTATGGGACAGGGTAATTGGGAGAGGCATAAGCTCTGGTGTTTCGTCATTAGCATATCCAAACATCAATCCTTGATCTCCGGCTCCTATTGATTCAAGGTCTTCTTTTATAACTTCGCCGCCGCGGATCTCTAGCGCTTTATCAACTCCGCGAGCGATATCCTTACTTTGTTCTTTTAGAGAAACCAAAACACCGCATGTTTCATAGTCGAAACCGTATTTCGCGCGGGTATATCCGATCTCCTTAATTGTATCTCTAACTATCTGGGGAATCTCGACATATGATCCTGTTGTAACCTCACCCGCTACAACGCATAAACCATTTGTTACAAGAGTCTCAACGGCAACTCGGGCAACGGGGTCTTTCGCAATGATCGCATCGAGGATCGCATCGGACACTTGGTCGCAGACTTTATCGGGGTGGCCTTCGGTCACGGACTCGGACGTGAAAAGATATCTTTTTTCCATTTTTAACTCCTCCCTCTTACGAGCGGACAAGATATTGAAATAATCATATTATATTAAATTTGATTTGTCAATTACTACGGGATATAATCACTTCATGGGCAACTTATCCGAACACTTCAGCAACGAAGATTTTAAGTGCACGTGCGACCTTTGCAAGGGCGAAGAGTTCCGCATTCACTTGGGGCTTGTTGGGGCGCTTGAGATGATAGCCGAGCATTTTAATAAAAGAGTCCTTGTCGGCTCGGCTTATTGGTGCGATAAATATTATGAGAGCTTGAACCGCAGCCGAAGAAGCTACCATACAAACGGCAAAGCCGCGCATATAAGGATCGACGGCGTTGAACTAAAGGATCTTTTTAAATTTGTTGAGACAATTCCGGGATTGAACGGGATAGGCTTTTATCCAAAAGAGAATTTTGTCCATATCGATACGAGACCGATCGAAAAAAAAGAAACCTGGATCAAAGAAGGGGAAACTTACAGCCTGCCGACTTCCGACAAACGAAGCCTTTATGGCCTCTAATCTCGAACCTGTCGAAGCATACCTCAAATCTCTAAAAGCCGAAAGAAATTATTCCCTGTATACTATTAAAAATTATAATATTGATTTGATCGATCTTCTGGGTTTCTTGAAAGATAGGTCTGTTTTTTTGTTGAAGCGCGATGATGCCAGAAGGTTTCTTTATTATCTTGAAGAAAATAAATTCAAAAGAAGTTCTCTTGCGAGAAAAATATCCGCTTGCAGATCTTTTTACACTTGGCTTATGAGGGAAAAATATATCAATGAAAATCCATTCAAGCTTCTTTCGACCCCAAAACTCGAAAAGAAACTGCCGAATTTTCTTTACAGGAATGAAACAGATAAATTGTTTAATGTCTTTTCGGGACCCGAATTCCATGATGTTCGCGATAAGGCGATCATTGAATTATTGTACGGGAGCGGTATCCGCGTTTCGGAAGCCGTAAAACTTAATCTTTCGGATATCGATCTTTTTTCCGGCGAAGTAAGGGTCATGGGAAAAGGATCCAAAGAAAGGATAACATTGATCGGCAGTAAAGCCATTGAAGCTTTGAGGGCATATATAAAAGAAGCTAGGCCGAAATTAATGGCCGGTGAAACAAGGGCTGTTTTCTTAGGCCGGGGCGGGGGACGATTGACGCAAAGGAGCATTGAAAGGCTTATAAAAAAGTGGATAAAGCGCGCGAAGATCGATAAAAATGTTACACCCCATACTTTGCGTCATTCGTTTGCGACGCATTTATTGGACAGCGGCGCCGATCTGCGGTCCGTCCAGGAGCTTTTGGGACACGCTTCGCTTTCAACAACTCAAGTATACACGCATATCACCAAGGAGCGGATGAAATCCGTATATAATTCTTCGCATCCCAGGGCCAAACGTTAATGATATAATTGGTTTGATGAGATGGAGTAAAAGCCGCCCTTTGTGCTCGGAACCTGAGACCGAAGTCTCGGTTCCTCGCATTTGCATAAAAACAATTGTAACCGCGAATTTATTCGCAGGTTACAATTTCAAATTGTTGCCCATCCTGTTATTCTTTTTATGTTTTTCTTCAAGCGCAAAAGCCGTTCCAATTGTTGATTCAATATACGAGAACATCAGGCAGCAGGCGCTCATTAGCCTGCAGGGAACTTTCAATCGGCCGATAAAAATAAAAAGCACCGGAGGCAGGATAATCGGCAAGATCATCTTGAACGACGTTTCTATAGGCAGGGACCTCAATTTTGAAAGGTTTGTCATCGAATTCGATCCAATAAAATATGCCGCGAACCGCGGGAACATCGACCCAGCTATCTCAAAGATCATTTTGGTTAACGGTAAAGCCGATATCCTGCGCGACGCTTCAGGCAAAATAAGCATCGTCGATATTTTAAAGACTGGAAAAGAAGGCGGCCCTCCCCTTAAAGCTAAATTACAGCTCAAGAACATCGAAATTAAATTCAAAGATGTTGCCGGGCTCCCGTACAAGAAAGTCCCCCTCGAAGCCACTTTTAAAAACGCAAATGGGACGATTAATCTCCAGAAATTCCCGAATATTGACATCTCGCTTGCGGCTTTCCAGGACAAAAGCGTTATCGCGGTCAAGGGATCGATAAATTCGGAGAATAATTCTTATGATTTGCGGCTTACGGCTAAAAATCTTGATGGGAAAATATTCGGGAATTATCTTGTGCCCGTCTTGAATTTTAGCGGCGGATCAATCACTGCGGATATCAAGGTCAAGCCCGAGAATACTGTGATTGCGATCGATTCGATCCTGGATAATATGCAGATCAAAGCTTCCGGCAGCATGCGAAAGAGCCTTGATCTTAATGTCGATATCAAAAATGCAGACCTAGACAAGCTTAAAGATTCTATTCCGGACCTGAAGGCTCTTAGCCTGCGCGGCAAGATCGATGCAGGGTTAAAAATAACAGGCACCTTAAAGAACATAAATGTTGTCTCAAAATTATCCATAAAAAACGGGAAATTCCTGAATAGCGGCATCACGGGCGACGCATTTCTTGGATACGCGGGCAATAAGCTTGAAATTAAACGGGCAAGCGTAAAAGCATATTCAGGGGAAATTAATACTTCCGGATCAATTGGTTTTGTTGGGGGTTCCCCGATTATAAATTTTTCAGGCCGCGCATTGGGGATATCCCTAGACAAGCTTTCGTACGGTTCTCCCGGCATAGAAGGAAAATTAGATATAGATTATTCAGTTGCTGGATCGTTGAATAAGTTTTCCGCAAAAATTTCGGGAGTATTAGACGGCGCGGCCTTATGGGACCAGCCTGTAAAAACTTTGAGCGGATCTTTTGGATATGAAGATGGAAAGCTTATTATCAATGGGATCAAGATCGCTTCCGGCCAATCGGAGTTTGAGGGATCCGGGGCAATGTCGCAAGATAAGGATATCTCGTTGAGTTGCAATGCGCGCGAGATACTTTTGAGCGGCAAGAGCGATCTCGGCCCGATCCGGCTTAAAGTCGGGCATTTTCTTGGAGACGTCAGGTTCAAGCTCGACGAAAAATTTATCCGAGCCCCTGTCAGAAACCTTGCGGCTGCAGGCACTATTGAGATCGGAAGCTCAAATATTGGAGCGCAAAAAATCACATCCGGTTTTGGAGATATGGCTTTTACGCATGGGAAGATCGCCTCGGCAAATATGCATTTTTTTGAGGGCGATTCGTCGATAGAAGTTGTGGGCAAGGTTTCCACCCTCGAAGCATCAGATATCCTTATTAGAAGCGACAGGATCAGGCTTGAGGACCTGAAAATTTTGAATTCGTTCCTTCCGCTTGAAGCCTCTGACCCCAAAGGCGAAATAAAACTTGTCCTGAATGCCGCCGGGAAACTGTTTGAAATAAAGGGAGCGAATGATCTCCCCCGCCTAAACCTGTCCGGCAAGCTTTCCGGCAGGGATATAAGGATCGGGGACACCAGTTTGTCTATTGCTTCGATTGAAGGGTCCTTCATTGATAATAGCTTGACCATAAACAATGCTTATGTCAAAACGGAAAGGTCTAATTTTTCGGGATATTTGCGGAGGGCCGGGAACAATAATCTGCAGGCAAGGCTCATCGGCATTGCGGACCTTGATGATTTGAAATTCATAATCCTAAGATACGGCGCGATATCAGGCATTGCAAAATTCGACCTGTGGGCCGCAGGCAATGTAGGCGATCCTGTTGTAAATATGTCATTCGACATTTCCAGGGCGCGATTGAACAGCGCCTTAATTGACAGGATCACGGGCGGGTTAGAGCTTAAGGGAAAACAATTAAAGATCGCAAAGCAGTTGAATATTACAGCGCTTAAAAATAATCTGCAGGTAGACGGCGCCGTGGGCCTCTCCGATGATCTTTTAGAAAGCAATGT from Candidatus Saganbacteria bacterium encodes:
- a CDS encoding S-layer homology domain-containing protein — encoded protein: MRKSLSMHAAFIIFLALACASSAQVLSSLSPKDRTITSLSVLILKGEGPKLSAARVNGISIGAEKNSFTCGLVLAPGKNFSKIEAWDKWDNYQIFTRKILRIITYPDVEVYFNYKTHWARNSIVTLSTLGIIEGFPDGNFYLNKSLTRGELASWICRAEGYKTSIPLKDVSNDVPKEHWRAPFIKEIIDRKIMLPDASGNFGVDLPIARSEAAMASLNAEGATFEKEIVSVFYDVPKDYPYYSQITNAKEKGLIRGISWKTAIFEPEREITRAEAAVLLTRFPKVKGRQRWLLNFNEGYSNYCKINTPPKIKNIAVVPDSIALNGGTPVILEVKIEDREADILNVLADISSFGGPQDAEMSSDGGVYTLQFAGSPESTGEKMITVTATDKLGWQGKEHIKVLVTK
- a CDS encoding AAA family ATPase; this translates as MYLKSLALKGFKTFADKEELVFDSQTGITAVVGPNGCGKSNIVDAFRFALGEGNIRELRVHALPEVVFAGTDSRKPLSLAEVSLSFDNSNHALPIDYSEVSIKRRTFRDGESEFSINSQICRLKDIRDLFLDSGLSTQSISIMSQGNVDAVLSSKPEDRRAIFEEVAGISKYKTRKVEAEKKLIMSEQNLLRISDLKVEISEQLISLESQAKTASEYKGIQEQLKSLELATFKKQAKQLLERKGQVSSELEKIKRSNQEKEDQRKKIFEEKALLAQQLREIERLIDQTLLETDRAKDQIEEERGNLVLEKERYLYSEKGKLRDIKEEERFLVYEIGKISEDIRLLELKKTDLIEKSKDLAKGSLSEFGDFKETIRLTIDISQKLKEILRSAFGKTHEYLNSSSQAEQFNKLLNIEKSHIDEEMEARKKENIFKAKKLEELKGAIKLAEASLKELELATEEFIKTPMGQIAAELVEKRNNGLKKLEELRLSREQASLKLEELEKASYGGAVSNDGTSDLIKQEIFLAKIDSELAQIESHIRVEYGLTYDELLQFQDESPNVSKSKKEIESLKYRLRELEPVNLLAIDEFEKCKERNSFVESQHQDIVLARENLKTLITELDLKAREDFIKSMEALAANFSQVFSELFEGGEAKIEIEKDKDALDAGIEISVRPRNRKWLHLSLLSGGERSLTAIALLFAILKTSPSPICILDEVDAALDDANVGRFAGYLKKYAEASQIIVITHNKRTMAVADTIYGITMEEPGVSRVLSMKLEKAA
- a CDS encoding methionine adenosyltransferase yields the protein MEKRYLFTSESVTEGHPDKVCDQVSDAILDAIIAKDPVARVAVETLVTNGLCVVAGEVTTGSYVEIPQIVRDTIKEIGYTRAKYGFDYETCGVLVSLKEQSKDIARGVDKALEIRGGEVIKEDLESIGAGDQGLMFGYANDETPELMPLPITLSHRLAKKLADVRKTGELSYLRPDGKSQVTVEYDKGRPVRIDTVLIAAQHAPEVDVKKIREEIIERVIIPILPQNLVDDKIKYYVNPTGRFVIGGPQGDTGVTGRKIIVDTYGGYARHGGGAFSGKDPTKVDRSGTYAARYVAKNVVAAGLATKCEVQLAYAIGVAKPLSIMVDTFGTGKISEDKIAELIDAHFDLRAGLLIKSLDLRKPHYKQVAAYGHFGRPELNLPWERTDKAEALKKAAAKI
- a CDS encoding DUF882 domain-containing protein codes for the protein MGNLSEHFSNEDFKCTCDLCKGEEFRIHLGLVGALEMIAEHFNKRVLVGSAYWCDKYYESLNRSRRSYHTNGKAAHIRIDGVELKDLFKFVETIPGLNGIGFYPKENFVHIDTRPIEKKETWIKEGETYSLPTSDKRSLYGL
- the xerC gene encoding tyrosine recombinase XerC, translated to MASNLEPVEAYLKSLKAERNYSLYTIKNYNIDLIDLLGFLKDRSVFLLKRDDARRFLYYLEENKFKRSSLARKISACRSFYTWLMREKYINENPFKLLSTPKLEKKLPNFLYRNETDKLFNVFSGPEFHDVRDKAIIELLYGSGIRVSEAVKLNLSDIDLFSGEVRVMGKGSKERITLIGSKAIEALRAYIKEARPKLMAGETRAVFLGRGGGRLTQRSIERLIKKWIKRAKIDKNVTPHTLRHSFATHLLDSGADLRSVQELLGHASLSTTQVYTHITKERMKSVYNSSHPRAKR
- a CDS encoding translocation/assembly module TamB domain-containing protein, with the protein product MPILLFFLCFSSSAKAVPIVDSIYENIRQQALISLQGTFNRPIKIKSTGGRIIGKIILNDVSIGRDLNFERFVIEFDPIKYAANRGNIDPAISKIILVNGKADILRDASGKISIVDILKTGKEGGPPLKAKLQLKNIEIKFKDVAGLPYKKVPLEATFKNANGTINLQKFPNIDISLAAFQDKSVIAVKGSINSENNSYDLRLTAKNLDGKIFGNYLVPVLNFSGGSITADIKVKPENTVIAIDSILDNMQIKASGSMRKSLDLNVDIKNADLDKLKDSIPDLKALSLRGKIDAGLKITGTLKNINVVSKLSIKNGKFLNSGITGDAFLGYAGNKLEIKRASVKAYSGEINTSGSIGFVGGSPIINFSGRALGISLDKLSYGSPGIEGKLDIDYSVAGSLNKFSAKISGVLDGAALWDQPVKTLSGSFGYEDGKLIINGIKIASGQSEFEGSGAMSQDKDISLSCNAREILLSGKSDLGPIRLKVGHFLGDVRFKLDEKFIRAPVRNLAAAGTIEIGSSNIGAQKITSGFGDMAFTHGKIASANMHFFEGDSSIEVVGKVSTLEASDILIRSDRIRLEDLKILNSFLPLEASDPKGEIKLVLNAAGKLFEIKGANDLPRLNLSGKLSGRDIRIGDTSLSIASIEGSFIDNSLTINNAYVKTERSNFSGYLRRAGNNNLQARLIGIADLDDLKFIILRYGAISGIAKFDLWAAGNVGDPVVNMSFDISRARLNSALIDRITGGLELKGKQLKIAKQLNITALKNNLQVDGAVGLSDDLLESNVDLAVKLQKGDLFDGSKFALNAYRESERMLKPVLQSRAKIELPQSVSLTVEGMALYKMLDKLVSDIKGYKKSLEPAFVEKVDGEIDGSARISGLINDLKIEADVNIMNGNYNKYRFDKFSSHFYVSREGIQISRASLANKDGRAEASGGYLFSPQALKFRIIGTDFPIDFLKLWVDKEFSGRLSFGCAVNGTILTPEADAWIAAKKINLAGIDFSKIGGEISYKGERLKLKDINLSEGQKTSSINAEIFSDGGFSAIASLEGNSLGLINLFNDEVKWLSGASTGYVSISNKNGLAISGDLSISKGIARINKLGTDIGGLDVNASASNKVVYLKKLNGYFYGGGNAAPSPVSIYGYLDLDNNYVNLRSIDGNYRINYSNIYDGMLSIKNASIFGPLSLPLVSCEAKLEDGAVSIPQASGDSAGSQAANPIGLDIKLDIGNNIYLTSGNISALNNIFLNLEISGDNIEVNGTQNDPKLTGLVLFNRGSVSILNRDFLLLTESQKKEIYPYDLDMQSKDYAEFFGGILPKLNITAMTRLEEAENSKNAETAAPNPKKEITIISKITGIPFSAEKDKVLKIGFSALEADRSTSPPTYKSSAYTEDEIRVLLLPDFIKSAVGLNKSGATSIDTNAVMADYLNSRLQAYVFRGLERGLEKALGLESLTLQYNFGRDLRKALGAKDTSQAAAQTLGVQFVKGFFDKFFIDVKYSQPMETTVGAASQTYINYQVTYRLTSVLSISYYREPISINDLVSGYAKGSLRAGYSF